In a single window of the Cydia strobilella chromosome 13, ilCydStro3.1, whole genome shotgun sequence genome:
- the LOC134746430 gene encoding uncharacterized protein LOC134746430 — translation MLKFLVSVLLASTCVQYARAIQCYECSSVNNTMCLDPTIYDKDTLQKFMSLTDCGTHGNQEYFCRKIIQTILHKGHDSEVRVHRGCGWVRSRRDCYNADNEDHLETVCQCFGDGCNAANSVVAGWIIMVASTVILNK, via the exons atgttgaaatttttGGTTAGTGTGTTGTTAGCGTCGACGTGTGTACAATATG CCAGGGCGATCCAGTGTTACGAGTGCAGCAGCGTGAACAACACCATGTGTCTGGACCCCACCATCTACGACAAGGACACCCTCCAGAAGTTCATGAGCCTCACCGACTGTGGGACCCATGGGAACCAGGAGTACTTCTGCAGGAAGATCATTCAGACTA TTCTCCACAAGGGCCATGACTCGGAGGTGCGCGTGCACCGCGGCTGCGGCTGGGTGCGCTCGCGCAGGGACTGCTACAACGCGGACAACGAGGATCATCTCGAGACAGTGTGCCAGTGTTTTGGTGATGGATGTAACGCCGCGAATTCTGTAGTAGCGGGGTGGATAATTATGGTTGCCAGTACTGTGATTTTGAATAAATAA
- the LOC134746948 gene encoding uncharacterized protein LOC134746948 encodes MMKFFVQVVLVLAGFQFATAIRCYDCTSVNNTMCLDPSSYDPETLRRFLVFAECGQGVIVPQNYFCRKIVQTIYHTKRDSEFRITRGCGWVRAPQNLNCYKADNHDHLETVCQCFEDGCNGATSMVPGWTMFVGCVLITLNKLS; translated from the exons ATGATGAAGTTTTTTGTTCAAGTGGTACTGGTGTTAGCTGGCTTTCAGTTTG CCACAGCTATCCGCTGTTACGACTGCACCAGCGTCAACAACACCATGTGCCTGGACCCAAGCAGCTACGACCCGGAGACTCTTCGCCGGTTTCTGGTCTTCGCTGAATGTGGACAGGGCGTCATAGTCCCGCAGAACTACTTTTGCAGGAAGATTGTACAGACTA TCTATCACACAAAACGCGACTCTGAGTTCCGGATAACGCGCGGCTGCGGCTGGGTGCGCGCTCCACAAAACCTCAACTGCTATAAAGCCGACAACCACGACCATCTTGAGACGGTATGTCAGTGCTTTGAAGATGGGTGCAATGGCGCAACGTCTATGGTGCCAGGGTGGACAATGTTTGTCGGTTGCGTTCTTATCACGTTAAATaaattgagctaa